One region of Vigna angularis cultivar LongXiaoDou No.4 chromosome 10, ASM1680809v1, whole genome shotgun sequence genomic DNA includes:
- the LOC108334895 gene encoding uncharacterized protein LOC108334895, translating into MAPRLPPPPQPNEPDAPNNTRLLETVIDRLQQQNTTLMAQNATLMQQNENALQSLEASRANSEATQRQLMEILAATRNTPGASSSNVTQHAEWSLESFLQHHPAKFSGKCLPDEADQWLRDMERIYNAKRCPDDNRLAFTEYMLTGEASHWWTSLKMILADTQSPITWEVFRSKFYEEYFPDSVRFAKEVEFLQLVQGGMFVSEYTNKFKHLVCFNTMATSEEWQCIKFENGLRSDLKVLISSLCIQSFPAMVERAKVLEKNMAEAEQHKKQQQVVRGSIVSRSNNNLRRTPYTRPNQPTNSSGSQAVVTVGQSGQPGNVTCFQCGGPHYLSSCPQLMGGKFCARCRRNGHL; encoded by the coding sequence atggcacctagactccctcctccaccaCAGCCCAATGAACCTGATGCGCCCAACAACACTAGGTTGTTAGAAACGGTGATCGATAGGTTACAACAGCAGAATACTACATTGATGGCACAGAACGCTACCCTAATGCAGCAGAACGAGAATGCTTTGCAGAGTTTGGAGGCCTCTCGCGCCAACTCTGAAGCTACACAGAGGCAATTGATGGAGATCCTTGCTGCTACAAGAAACACACCGGGAGCGTCCTCTTCCAACGTTACCCAACATGCTGagtggagcttggagagtttcctTCAGCATCACCCCGCAAAATTCAGTGGGAAATGCCTTCCTGACGAGGCTGATCAGTGGCTGAGAGATATGGAACGGATCTACAATGCCAAGAGGTGCCCCGATGATAATAGACTCGCTTTCACGGAATATATGCTGACTGGAGAGGCCAGTCACTGGTGGACGAGCTTGAAGATGATCTTAGCAGACACTCAAAGTCCCATCACATGGGAAGTATTCAGAAGcaagttttatgaagaatacttTCCAGACAGCGTTCGTTTTGCCAAGGAAGTGGAGTTTCTGCAACTGGTTCAAGGTGGAATGTTTGTTTCTGAATATACGAACAAGTTCAAGCACTTGGTTTGTTTCAACACTATGGCTACCAGTGAGGAGTGGCAATGcataaagtttgaaaatgggCTGAGGAGTGATTTGAAGGTGTTAATTTCCAGCCTGTGTATTCAGTCATTTCCTGCAATGGTTGAGAGGGCCAAAGTATTGGAGAAGAATATGGCAGAAGCAGAACAACATAAGAAGCAACAACAGGTGGTTAGGGGATCGATCGTATCAAGAAGCAATAATAATCTGAGAAGGACCCCCTACACTCGTCCAAATCAACCAACAAATTCAAGTGGTTCTCAAGCGGTGGTCACTGTTGGACAGTCTGGGCAACCAGGAAACGTGACCTGTTTCCAATGTGGAGGACCGCATTACCTCTCGTCATGTCCTCAATTGATGGGAGGAAAATTCTGCGCTCGTTGTAGAAGAAATGGACATCTGTAA
- the LOC108334896 gene encoding uncharacterized protein LOC108334896 yields MVSTPVAGEVRTSTMCVRCPIEVEGHCGAKRLVFPEEDEEEFSVTLGQLKEDIMEGASCFLIMTHEDQEFGSLMQERSSTSNSNGRSVVDEFPDVFPEEIPGLPPAREVEFTIDLVTTAAPISVQPYRMSPAELVEL; encoded by the exons atggTGTCAACCCCAGTGGCTGGCgaggttaggacgtccactATGTGCGTCAGATGTCCTATAGAAGTGGAAGGGC acTGTGGCGCTAAGAGATTGGTATTTcccgaagaagatgaagaagaattttcGGTGACGCTCGGTCAGTTGAAGGAAGACATCATGGAAGGTGCCAGTTGTTTCCTAATTATGACGCATGAAGATCAGGAGTTCGGAAGTTTGATGCAAGAACGATCGTCCACTAGTAATAGTAATGGACGATCGGTTGTGGATGAGTTTCCGGACGTCTTTCCGGAAGAAATACCTGGACTACCTCCTGCTCGCGAGGTTGAGTTCACGATCGACTTGGTGACAACGGCGGCACCCATCTCTGTTCAACCATATCGCATGTCGCCTGCAGAGTTGGTTGAACTTTAG